GGAAGATGTCGCTCGAAATGACAAGGCACAGGCCTTCACCCGCCTGGCCGCCGTCGCGGGCACATCCACTTGTCATCTCGCCATGTCCCCCAACCCCGTCTTCGTCAACGGTGTCTGGGGGCCGTACAAGGACACCATTCTCCCCGGCTACTGGATGGCCGAGGGAGGACAATCCGCCACGGGCGAACTGCTCAAACATGTCATCGAAACCCACCCGGCATTCAACCAAGCGCTGTCGATCGCCGAGTCCTACCACGCTAACATCTACGAGTATCTGAACGAGCACCTCAAAGAGATGGTCCAAGACCAACAGGCCCCCAGTGTCTCTTACCTCGGCCGCCACTTTTTCTTCTACGGAGACCTTTGGGGCAATCGATCCCCCATCGCCGATCCCAACATGACCGGGTCGATCTTCGGCATGACCAGCGACAAGAGTGTCGACGGCCTCGCCATCCACTACTACGGAACCCTTGAATTCATCGCGCTCCAAACCAAGCAAATCGTCGAGACCATGAACGAGGCCGGCCACAACATCACCTCCATCTTCATGTCTGGCTCCCAATGCCAAAACGACATCCTGGTCCGACTCATCGCCTCCGCATGTGACATGCCCGTCGTGATCCCCCGCTACATCCACGCCGCAGTCTGTCACGGAGCCGCCATGTTGGGAGCCAAGGCCGCCAGTGCCGACTCGGAGGGCCGCACGGAAGAGCTCTGGGACATCATGGACCGAATGAGCAAGCCCGGCAAAAAGGTGATGCCGACCACGGATCCCAAGGAAAAGGCTTTACTCAAGGCTAAGTACGAGGTGTTTAAGGAGCAGTGCTTTGGCCAGCAAAAGTATCGGCAGATGGTCGATGACGCCGTGGGTGAATGGAAGCCGGAGTAGGTTTAAGAATGGTACTCCTTTCCGAGCAAGATATGGGCGGGAAGGATGCAGTGGCCGATGAGGAGACATgaagattttcttttttttaacgATATTTGCACAGTCCTTACAGCGCAGTGCTAGACACAGTACATTCATACATGCATACACATTCATTGACTAGAACAAACATTTGAATCTCGTCATTTCATTAAAACACCGCACCGAGTGAGACCAGGTCAATCAAGATAAATAACTTCTAAAACCACAAACCACACATAGGTAACAAAAACCAAGTCACCTGGGTAAACCCAGAAAACTGAATATTGATCACATTTTCATCGAGTCACACATCTTACCAGATGAGCAATGCCTTGACATACAACTTTCAAGTTGGCCAAGTCTACACCTGATCAAGAGTATGTACAGTATGTACGCGTCCCATATATCCCTGTACCCTGCCACAGGAATCACGTACTTTCTTACACTTACTGACACATGCAGAAGCATTACAAGGCAAATCTCATGCGGAGCAATGACCCTGGTGCGAGACGGAGTGGTTATCAGAACGCAGGAGGTGGGGAGAGGGGGCCAAAGGTGAAAAGTCTGGACAATTGAACGGGACAGAAAAACCTGGCtgccctcctccctcccctccttccaaGCAGTCGAGGGACGAGAAGGACAAGACCAATTAGCATGGCAATGTAAAGCGTGGCACAGCACATTATAGTATATGACATATGGTGCAATATGGCAAAGACAGAGGAGTGTCTGATGAACAtggaacaaaaacaaaagaatgGGATGAATGCACGACGCCGCAAGAAACAGAACAAAAAGGTGAATAAACTTCCCCGGTGCACAGTGGTAACAAGCATGgtcaaaatgaaaaaaagcaaatcaAAAACACAGGCATAGGTCTCGTGAATGAAGGAACGTCATGTCCGCTGTGAATGCAGGAGAAAGGAGAagtggggaagaagacgcAAGCGAGTACAATATCAACATTCATGGTCCTTGCTGTCCCGGTCAACTTTCAATATTGGCCCGGATAGACGAGGACACATCTTCTTGTCCCATGATTTTGGTCCAGGCTTTGCACCTGGAAGCATATAAATGTCGGACCTCCGATTCTAGAAGGCCCGACCAGAAGTCGAGTGACCAACCGTATAGAATGTTTCAGGTCGATTCAGGCCAATGGCGAGGGTGTCGAAGCGATCGACTCCAATCGTATCCATGTTGCTGTATCCGGACAGGTAGAAGCCAATGACAACGACCACGTATGTTAACAGAAGGACAGATCCTTTGAAGTAATTACTTTTGCCTTCGCCGTAGACGtaagaaagcaagaaaacaCATAGAATCACGGTGATCATGTCCCATTGGGGGAAGATCAGGCTGCAGTacaagaaagaagaggggaaaaagtCAGCATTTGTTCAAACTCTCCCCCATAGCCTGGATGTGGCGTTTTGCGGTCCAATACTTACTTAAAAGAGTGGCTCGCCAGCTCAAGTGGGTCAATTGAGCGGGTGTAGAATGCACTGAAGAGAACAACCGCGGGGACCTGCAACAGACAGACTTGGAGTGCGTAGGCTGATCCGATCTCCATCGACAATGCAATGTTACCGTTCATGGCGAATGAGATGGCATTCTGTAGAAAAGTCagtggggggggaagattCTCAAAGACCCTCTCGCCCTTCTCTCGAAGTCAGCCGGGGGAGTTGACGGGAGGGCAAACTCATACCAAGAATTCAGTCGTGTTAGGAACGAGAGCAAACAGCGTCACACCAAGGAACTTTTCGTCCACGTCAACACTCTCCAGAACCACATCCACTGTGTTCACCAATATCTCTGCGATGATCGCATATGCAACGGTAGCGCTGAGGAGGATGATCGAACTCTTGGCCTTGCTCCAATTAGGGGCATCGTGGCCACCACCACTGTGTGCAGGCTCCGCGCTAATCCCGAGATCCTCGTGCTCCTCACCTGGACCTTGCGGTTTGACCTGATCCGCAGAAGCACGGCCAGGCTGTCTTGATCCAGGAACCTGTTGAGCCGAGTTCTTGCGGCCCCGAGCCACGTCACGGGCTGCGACTGCAGCGGCGGTCGCTGCAACTTCTGTGACTTGGCGTACGAGACGCTCATTTTCTTCCCCGGAAAGACTGTGAAGAGGCTTGGGCGCAGattgaccatctccatcgccgCCACCGGATCGAGGAGGGACCAGGTAGGGCGTTCCGGACTTCCTGTCCGATGACCCACCTTCACCTTGATCAAAGCAAGCGCCGCTGGTATCCTCAAGGCCAACTTGTCGGAGCGACTGTCCCAAAATACGCTTGTATAGCTGAGACTCGCGGATGGAGTCTTTTTGACCGTGCACAGCGCCGGAGGCCTCAGGGCCTCCCTGAGCGAGCACATGTCTGGGTTCCAAAGTGTAGGAATCGGAGATATGATGCGtggctttcttctccttctcttctacTTCCGTTGCCCAGATCAAAGCAGCGTGGGTCCGAAGTGTAAACCAGAGACCGATGATGTAcgaaagaaacaagaataCAGCGCAGATCCATGCATAGGGCTGCACGGCTTTCTTGAAAAAGGCATCATCAACCGCCGGGGTTTGAGAAAAGTAGCATCGGCGACAGTCTCTGCTCTTAGGGTCCAGTCCATGGGCACAAGAGTGACAGTTTAGCTCGTGCTACATGCGATCAAGTTAGTCAGACAAGTGGCGAAAAGCAGAGAGGTTGCCTTTTGACAGAAACTCACACTTCCATAGACCTGATAGAACAGTGTCGGGCCAAAAGACGCAATGACGGCGAATAATAGCATGGTCGAGGTAACACCGGCCGACTTGACGTTGAATCGCTGCGTCTTACGCTTGATGGCACCGCAACACATCGAGAGTCCGGGCAAGAACAAAATACCCGCGAAAAGACTTCCAATGATACTTCCCTCCACGAGCTGAGACTTGCCCTCAGTCAGGGCGACACAGTAGAGGTAAACCTCAACCACAGTGGAGAAAAAGGCATTGATTGCTGCACCTAGTCCCATTGATGATtgggcggagatggaggcCACAGCCTGGCCAATGAAGTAGGCAAGAGGAATGATCGAAATCAGGGAAAGAGTGAACACCAGTGCCGGATGTGTGATCCACGATTCAATGGACAAGACGCCTCCGAGCACGTAGAAatcgaagatgacgaagaacACAAGAGCCAGCagattgatgaagaagatgttaGTACCGTCAATGGTGTACTTCCAATACCTTGTGCCGACTGCGCGGTATGTGCAAAGCAAGATGGACGTTGATGAAGACCCGGGGGTGATTTTGGAGTAGGAGTTGTCCGAGTGAAATGACAGAGCAAGAGGGTGACGGCGCAAGTGACTGGCTAGGATCAGGGTTACTCGACCCATAGGAATCCAGAACACAAGTAACCAACAGATCAGCGAAACCATGAGGATCAAAGGTCCCATCCAGAAatagaagaagacaaagaatACAACCCGACCAAGACTCCACTCACCCCGACCAAAGAGCCGGCGTTTGGAGGGATTGAATTGGGAATCCTCCGACTGTCCACGCTGGGTCCGGCCAAGGAGACTATCCTGCTCTCCCGCCGAGTCAACACTGTTGCGACGTCGGCCAACCAAGGATCGATCGCGACGAGGGCCGAAGAACAGACGACCATGCTCAAGATCACCATTCTGCCATTGCTCGTATTCACTGATGCTGCGACCTTCgccctcgtcctcctccgcgTAGTTGTCATCGGACCGGAGGAGCACAAAGGAGCCGAAGGGATATAAGAGGTACCGTGACAATCCTGCAAAGACCCTACCATACTCCACAGCACTCGGAGAGAAGGCACACAAAAAGCACGCAAAGGCCGCTAATAGAGCAGCCAACGCCAGCCACCAACCAAAGAGTACCGACCACAAGAGGTTGGTCGCAAAGAGCACCGGGCTGACCCGGCCTCCCGGCGAGGAATGGATATCGCcctcggcagtcttctcgaCCGACCGACTCTTCTTGTACAGTGCTGGTTTCCAGATCCTGATACCGAACGGGTGGGTTTCGTTGATCGCCTGCTGGCGGTCTTTCAGCGTAAAGCTCTCGGCATCACTGGAtgtctcttcgtcgtcctcgtcggacCCCGCAATCTCGTCTCCACTGGGGGCGTCACTTCCCTCGTCTGACTGGTGAACTGATGGGGCATTGCCTGCAACGTCCATCTCAGGCTCGGGGAGAGTATCCTCCTCCAGGTTCAGACTATCCGACTCGGCTCGGATTAGCGCGCTCGGTCGAGCTCCCACGCGACGGCGTAGGGTAGAGCTCCCCGCACGCGCAGGCCGAATTCGGGGGGATGGTTGCTGAGTAGCCGTTGCTTTGTGTTGGGCAAAGTCTTCCTCAACTTCCTTCGCATCGTCGTCAACCGAGAACCCTTGACCCTTGTGGGGCACGAATCGTTTGGAAGACATGCGACGAGTAACAGATGGCTTTCGAGACCGATCAGGCATCGTCGATGAGGCGTATGGGCGAAGTCCCTGATCGTCCTGAGCGTTTTCTTCGCTGCGAGCGTCAGTGACAGCTGGGTCGACAGCTTGCGCATCGAGGGTGCCTATTTTCCCACCCCCACACGCCGGATTAGTACAACCAAGATACATGGCTTTACTTTAGAGGGTTGCACAAAATAGAAAGAGCCTACCATAGCCTCTTCgaaaggaagacgaggaccGCATGGTCGGTACAGATGCAACGGAAGGGTTTTCGCTGGCTGGGGTGCCCGACCCTCGAGACGGATCAGGCTGGTCGGGTGCCTTCTTATCAGGCGCCATGATTCTTCGATGATCCGCAACAGTTCTACAGCAcgaaggaaagagaagaccAGCAAAAAGGCTGGGAATGGACAAAGAATCTCGAATGGATTAAAATCAGGGAAAGCCGAGATTTTTCAGAAGAAACCCTCCCACTTCACATTGCGGGGCTTGGTCAAAGTAATGGGAAGATCCAAGTCTTGGAACCTGCGGTGACCTGCTGTTTCAATCAGCTGAGGATCGTACAAAAGAGCAACGCAGACCGCAGGGTCGGACACGCCCGCGTGGAGAGCTTTCAGATGACCGTTTTCTGGTTCAGCCAATCACTTTGGTCACTGCGATGCTGAGTCAGTTGTGGTGGGGAGCTCTCCGAAAGCTCGATTGTTTGCCTGATTTGCCAATTCTGAACGCCTTATTGCCCGATTTCCCAGGCTCTAGATATTTAGTCATCCGTTGGCGTCCCGTCCCGGCGGCCGC
The nucleotide sequence above comes from Penicillium oxalicum strain HP7-1 chromosome II, whole genome shotgun sequence. Encoded proteins:
- a CDS encoding Low affinity vacuolar monovalent cation/H(+) antiporter; its protein translation is MAPDKKAPDQPDPSRGSGTPASENPSVASVPTMRSSSSFRRGYGTLDAQAVDPAVTDARSEENAQDDQGLRPYASSTMPDRSRKPSVTRRMSSKRFVPHKGQGFSVDDDAKEVEEDFAQHKATATQQPSPRIRPARAGSSTLRRRVGARPSALIRAESDSLNLEEDTLPEPEMDVAGNAPSVHQSDEGSDAPSGDEIAGSDEDDEETSSDAESFTLKDRQQAINETHPFGIRIWKPALYKKSRSVEKTAEGDIHSSPGGRVSPVLFATNLLWSVLFGWWLALAALLAAFACFLCAFSPSAVEYGRVFAGLSRYLLYPFGSFVLLRSDDNYAEEDEGEGRSISEYEQWQNGDLEHGRLFFGPRRDRSLVGRRRNSVDSAGEQDSLLGRTQRGQSEDSQFNPSKRRLFGRGEWSLGRVVFFVFFYFWMGPLILMVSLICWLLVFWIPMGRVTLILASHLRRHPLALSFHSDNSYSKITPGSSSTSILLCTYRAVGTRYWKYTIDGTNIFFINLLALVFFVIFDFYVLGGVLSIESWITHPALVFTLSLISIIPLAYFIGQAVASISAQSSMGLGAAINAFFSTVVEVYLYCVALTEGKSQLVEGSIIGSLFAGILFLPGLSMCCGAIKRKTQRFNVKSAGVTSTMLLFAVIASFGPTLFYQVYGSHELNCHSCAHGLDPKSRDCRRCYFSQTPAVDDAFFKKAVQPYAWICAVFLFLSYIIGLWFTLRTHAALIWATEVEEKEKKATHHISDSYTLEPRHVLAQGGPEASGAVHGQKDSIRESQLYKRILGQSLRQVGLEDTSGACFDQGEGGSSDRKSGTPYLVPPRSGGGDGDGQSAPKPLHSLSGEENERLVRQVTEVAATAAAVAARDVARGRKNSAQQVPGSRQPGRASADQVKPQGPGEEHEDLGISAEPAHSGGGHDAPNWSKAKSSIILLSATVAYAIIAEILVNTVDVVLESVDVDEKFLGVTLFALVPNTTEFLNAISFAMNGNIALSMEIGSAYALQVCLLQVPAVVLFSAFYTRSIDPLELASHSFNLIFPQWDMITVILCVFLLSYVYGEGKSNYFKGSVLLLTYVVVVIGFYLSGYSNMDTIGVDRFDTLAIGLNRPETFYTVGHSTSGRAF